From a single Sulfitobacter sp. DSM 110093 genomic region:
- a CDS encoding polysaccharide biosynthesis tyrosine autokinase → MKQAQRLSQDFVPEQGDSDEIDLASLFQTLWRGKLWIVLCGATALLMGAFYAYGIAIPVYTTKTAVALESRQEQVMDIESVVTGLGGDQSTINTEVEVIRSRGLIEDLVLDMGLLEDPEFNSKLRSPARFSLGQVATTVRNLIGAPAAQRPTSERAVLDRTINSVLESISVSNLRQSFVFEITATSQEPAKSAAISNRLAELYIQSQISVKFEKTEAATVWLSERVTGLQAELESAQSELEDFSTNTELVNAENLAALNRQVKDLRDRRTALSAQASTSIERLDALRGARSEGPETFTQLADDTLLDQAFQRRQQEQSGGQRAFEARADALIARAELDANRARSQLSAIETTIAEVATRIDTQSKELVTLEQLQREVEASRLLYEAFLSRLKETSIQQGIQQADSRILSRAVVPSTPSAPRKSRVLALSLILGLMAGAGIVLLREMSQNTFRTPEALEAKTGYSVIGQIPKVPSKRRSDILKYLVEKPNSAAAEAIRNLRTSILLANLDTPPKVIMSTSSLPGEGKTTHSISLAQNFAGLGAKVLLIEGDLRRRVLDEYFKHDQPKGFLSVMAGEIALEEATIYDESLKADILYGEKSPVNAADLFSSKTFSDFIKELRNHYDYIIIDTPPVLAVPDARVLGQLVDAIIYTVKWDSTSHRQVLDGLRSLENVNLRPSGLVLSQIDHTKLKRYGYGNSYSDYSGYYTN, encoded by the coding sequence ATGAAGCAGGCTCAAAGACTTTCGCAAGACTTCGTTCCGGAACAGGGAGATAGCGATGAGATTGATCTTGCCAGTCTGTTCCAGACACTCTGGCGCGGCAAACTATGGATCGTGCTCTGTGGTGCGACCGCCCTGCTGATGGGAGCGTTTTACGCCTATGGTATTGCCATCCCAGTCTACACGACGAAAACTGCAGTGGCCCTTGAAAGCAGACAAGAGCAGGTGATGGACATCGAAAGTGTCGTCACTGGCCTTGGCGGCGATCAATCCACGATCAACACAGAGGTTGAAGTCATTCGTTCACGCGGACTGATTGAGGATCTTGTATTGGATATGGGTCTATTGGAAGACCCTGAGTTTAATAGCAAACTCCGCTCGCCAGCGCGGTTTTCGTTAGGACAGGTGGCAACGACTGTGCGCAACCTAATCGGTGCGCCTGCGGCTCAGAGACCCACTTCTGAGCGTGCGGTTTTGGACCGAACGATAAATTCTGTCCTCGAGTCCATTTCGGTCTCAAACTTGCGCCAAAGCTTTGTTTTTGAGATTACGGCGACATCGCAGGAGCCTGCAAAATCTGCAGCGATCTCAAACCGTCTCGCAGAGCTTTACATTCAGAGCCAAATTTCTGTGAAATTTGAGAAAACTGAAGCGGCCACAGTATGGCTCAGCGAACGGGTAACTGGGCTTCAAGCAGAACTTGAATCCGCGCAATCGGAGTTGGAGGATTTTTCAACGAATACGGAGCTGGTCAACGCTGAAAATCTGGCTGCGCTAAACCGCCAAGTCAAAGATCTGCGCGATCGTAGAACCGCCCTTTCTGCTCAAGCATCAACTTCTATCGAACGGCTAGATGCTTTGCGTGGCGCACGCTCGGAAGGGCCTGAAACATTCACCCAACTTGCAGATGATACCTTGCTTGATCAGGCCTTTCAGCGACGGCAACAAGAACAATCCGGAGGCCAGCGTGCTTTCGAAGCTAGAGCAGATGCTTTGATTGCCCGAGCCGAGCTAGATGCCAACCGCGCTCGTTCACAGCTCAGTGCAATCGAGACTACCATTGCAGAAGTTGCGACACGGATCGACACCCAGTCAAAAGAGCTGGTGACGCTAGAACAACTTCAGCGAGAGGTGGAAGCCAGCCGGCTTCTCTACGAGGCATTTCTAAGCCGACTCAAAGAAACAAGTATCCAACAGGGCATACAGCAAGCAGATAGCCGCATCCTCAGTCGCGCAGTGGTGCCTTCAACTCCCTCCGCGCCGCGCAAGTCACGTGTGCTCGCCCTGAGCCTCATTCTAGGCCTAATGGCCGGCGCGGGAATAGTCCTGCTCCGTGAAATGTCTCAAAACACATTTCGTACGCCTGAGGCATTGGAGGCTAAAACCGGATACTCGGTTATCGGTCAAATTCCCAAAGTGCCGTCGAAGAGACGGAGTGACATCCTGAAATACTTAGTCGAAAAGCCTAATTCCGCCGCAGCGGAGGCCATCAGAAACTTACGTACTTCCATCCTACTAGCAAATCTGGATACGCCGCCCAAGGTGATCATGTCGACTTCATCCCTCCCCGGTGAGGGCAAAACCACACATTCAATATCGCTAGCACAGAACTTTGCGGGCCTAGGCGCAAAAGTGCTCTTGATTGAAGGCGACCTAAGACGCCGGGTTCTAGACGAATATTTCAAGCATGATCAACCGAAGGGTTTCCTCTCTGTTATGGCGGGTGAGATCGCGCTCGAAGAAGCGACTATATATGACGAATCTCTCAAGGCAGACATTTTGTACGGGGAAAAATCGCCTGTGAATGCAGCTGATCTATTTTCCTCCAAGACGTTCAGTGATTTCATCAAAGAACTGCGAAACCACTACGACTACATTATCATCGATACACCCCCGGTTCTTGCAGTGCCCGATGCACGTGTGCTCGGCCAATTGGTAGATGCCATTATCTATACTGTGAAGTGGGATAGCACCTCACACCGTCAGGTATTGGACGGATTAAGATCACTGGAGAATGTCAACCTTAGACCTAGCGGGCTGGTATTAAGTCAGATCGATCATACTAAGTTGAAGCGCTACGGCTATGGCAATAGCTACAGCGATTACTCAGGTTACTACACTAATTGA